The DNA segment CCGCCGGTCGTCGTCGGTGGGCGCGGGGGTGATGCGGTCGACCACCGTCGTCGCGACAGACACCTGCTCCCGGAGCCAGTCCGCCATCGCGGGGTCGGTCTCCGCCATCAGGTGCTGCAGCGCGGCGCCGAGCACTGCGCCGTTGCCCGGCAGGTTGTCGCACGGCACGAGGGTGACCGGGCCGGCGTCGGCGGCCCGCCGGGCGCGCAGCCCGGCCAGCAGCCGCGCCGGGGCGCCGTCCGCCGCCGTGCCGTAGCCGGCCTCGGTGACCGTCACGGTGACCACCCGGACGTCGGGGGAGCCCAGGTACCGCAGCCAGGCGTCCTGCTCGTCGGCCGCGTGCGCCCGGACCAGCGACCGGACGACGGAGAACTCGTCGCCGCCGGCGCCCCGGGTGACCAGCGTGTACAGCCCGTCCTGCGCAGCGAGCGCCCGGGCGAGGTCGGGTCGGCGGCCGGTGAACGCGGCGATGCCCCAGTCGTCACCGGCCCGGTCGGTGTACCAGGCCTGGTGCGCGCGGGAGAAGCTGCCCAGGCCGAGGTGGACCATGCGCACCGGCGGAGCGGCCGTGCCGCGGCGCAGGGAGCTCACAGCCGGAACACCTCGCGGGGGCGGACGGCGACGAGGTCGACGAGCGTCTCCACCGCCTCGTCCTCGTCCAGCACGTGCTCGGCCACCAGCCCGGCGAGGTACCCGGCGTCCAGCCGGCGGGACATGTCGTGCCGGGCCGGGATCGAGCAGAACGCCCGGGTGTCGTCGACGAAGCCCGAGGTGCGGCGGAAGCCGGCCGTCTCGGTCACCGCGCCGCGGAACCGCCGGACCGCGGCCGGCGCGTCGAGGAACCACCAGGGCGCGCCGACGAACACCGACGGGTAGAAGCCGGCCAGCGGGGCGATCTCCCGGGAGAACACGCTCTCGTCGAGCGTGAACAGCACCAGGTGCAGTCCGGGGTGGGTGCCGTACCGCTCCAGCAGCGGCCGGAGCGGGTCGGTGAAGTCCCCGCGCAGCGGGATGTCGTGCCCGGTGTCCGGGCCGGAGGCGTGCAGCGTGGGCCGGTGGTGGTTGCGGCGCACCCCGGGGTGCAGGGTCATGACCAGGCCGTCCTCGACCGACATCCGCGCCATCTCCAGCAACATGTGCCGGCGCAGGGCGGTGCACTCGGCGGCCGAGGCGGTACCGGCCAGCGCCCGGGCGTAGCTGCGCTCGACGACGCCCGGCTCCAGCGGCTCGGTGCCGACGTCGGCGTGGCTGTGGTCGGCCGAGGTGGCGCCGTGCGCCCGGAAGTGCGCCCGGCGCTGCTCCATGGCGGCGACCCAGCCCCGGTAGCTGCCGGTGTCGCAGCCGGACACCTCCCCGAGCCGGGCGACCAGCGCCGGCCAGTCCGGGCTGCCCGCCTCCAGGTACCGGTCGGGGCGGAAGGTGGGCAGCACCCTGCCGGGGAACGTGGGGTCCGCGGCCAGGGCAGCGTGCGGCGCGAGGTCGTCGCACGGGTCGTCGGTGGTGGCGAGCACCTCGATGCCGAAGCGCTCGAACAGTGCCCGTGGCCGGTAGGCGTCCTCGGCGAGTCGGGCGGCGATCGTGTCGTACACCGCGTCGGCCGTCCGGGCGGACGGGCGCAGCCGGACGTCGAAGACCTCACTGAGTTCGGCCTCCAGCCAGGACCGCGAGGCCGTGCCGCGGAACGCCGGCCAGTGCTCGCAGAGCAGCCGCCACGCGGCGCGGGACTCCGCTTCGGTCAGGCCGGCGCGCCCCACCCCCAGGTCGGCCAGCGGCACCCCGGACGCGTGCAGCAGCCGGGTGAGGTAGTGGTCGGGGGTGATCAGCAGCGCCGTCGGGTCCGGGAACGGCGCGTCGTCGAGGAGGACCCGCGGGTCGACGTGGCCGTGCGGGGAGAGGACCGGCAGCGCTCGGACGGCGTCGTAGAGCCGACGAGTGACCGCCCGGACCCCCGGGTCGGGCGGCAGCAGCCGGTCGGGGTGCAGGACGAGCGCTTCTGCCATGGCCGGATGCTCGATGCGCTGACCCCGGCCTGGCAATCGGTTGCCACGAGTTGCCCGGGCCGCTTGTGGGCACGCCGACCGCGGTCGAGGGTGGCCGCATGAGCGTGCCCGGGACCGTGGACCACGTCGCCTTCCTCGGCGGACCGGCGGAGCTGCTCGCCGACGACGAGGTCGCCGCCTTCGTGCGAGACCAGCTCGCGGCGCGGCCGCTGGACGGCCGGAGCGTCTGCCTGGTGATCCCCGACGCCACCCGCAGCTGCCCGCTGCCGCTGCTGCTCGACGCGGTGCACGGCGCGCTGGCCGGCCGGGTGAGCCGGCTGACCGCGCTCGTCGCCCTGGGCACCCACGCGCCGATGACCGACTCACAGCTGGCCCGGCACCTGGGCGGCGACCCGGCGGTCCGCTATCCGGGCATGGCCGTGCGGAACCACGAGTGGGCCGACCCGGGCACGTTCGTCTCCCTCGGCGTCCTCCCGGCCGAGCGGGTGGCCGAGCTGTCCGAGGGCCGGCTCGCGGAGGCCGTCGACGTCCGGCTCAACCGCGCCGTCGTCGAGCACGACGTCGCGCTCGTCGTGGGCCCGGTCTTCCCGCACGAGGTCGTGGGCTTCTCGGGCGGCAACAAGTACTTCTTCCCCGGGGTCGCCGGCCAGGAGATCATCGACCTCTCGCACTGGCTGGGGGCGCTCATCACCAGCGCCGGCATCATCGGCACCCGCGGCACCACCCCGGTGCGGGCGCTGATCGACGAGGCGGCCGCGCTGATCCCCGCGGAGACCCTCGCGCTGTGCGTCGTGGTGCGCTCGGGCAGCGGGCAGCTGCACGCGGCCGCCCTCGGGGAGCCGCGCGCGGCCTGGGACGCGGCCGCCGCGGTGTCGGCCGAGGTGCACGTCCGGTACCTGGACGCGCCGGTGCGCCGGGTGCTGGCGGTCATCCCGGCGAAGTACGACGACATGTGGACCGCGGCCAAGGGCTTCTACAAGCTCGAACCGGTGGTCGCCGACGGCGGCGAGGTGGTGCTCTACGCCCCGCACATCACCCGGATCTCGGCGATGCACCCCGAGATCGAGCAGATCGGCTACCACTGCCGCGACTGGTTCGTCTCCCGGTGGGAGGACTATCGCCACCTGCACTGGGGCGTGCTCGCGCACTCCACCCACCTGCGCGGCGCGGGCACCTACGACCCGGTCCACGGCGAGCGCTGCCGGGTGCGGGTCACCCTGGCCACCAGCATCCCCGAGGACGTCGTCCGCGGTGCGGCGCTGGACTACCTGGACCCGGCGTCGGTCGACGTCGAGGCCTGGGCCGCGGACGCGGAGACCGTCGTCGTCCGGGACGCCGGCGAGGTGCTCTTCCGGCTCCGCTGAGCCGTCGAGCCGCGCACCACCAGCCGGACCGGCAGCACCACCGGCGCGCCGGTCGACCCCGGCGCCCCCTGCACCATGGCCAGCAGTGCCCGGGTCGCCGCAGCGCCGCCGGCCTGCAGCGGCGCGGCCACCGTGGTGAGCCCCGGCGTGACCAGCTCGGCGGCCCCGACGTTGTCGAAGCCGACCACGCTGACGTCGGCCGGCACCCGGACCCCGCGGCCGCGCAGCCCGCGGACGACGCCGATGGCCAGCTGGTCGTTGTAGGCCACGACGGCCGACGTCGGCTGCGCCAGGAGCTCCGCGGCCGCGCGGACCCCACCGGCGACGTCGGGGGAGGAGGGGCCCGTCCGGCGCAGCCGCAGCTGCAGCTCCTCGGCCGCCTCCAGCAGCGCACGCCAGCGCACGCCGTCGGCCCAGGACGCCGCCGGGCCGGCGACGTAGGTGAGCGCGGAGTGGCCGAGACCGGCGAGGTGCGCGGCGACCTCGCGGGCACCGCGGGCGTTGTCCGGGACGACGCTGGGCACGTCGACCACCGCCCGGCCCAGCACCACCACCGGCTTCTGCTTGGCGATCACCCGGATCGCGGCGTCGGACATCCGTGAGCCGGCCAGCACGATGCCGTCGACAGAGGGCAGCGCCCGCTCCAGTGCCGCCCGCTCCGTCCGGTCGGACTCCTGCGAGTCGGCGAGCAGCACCGTGTACCCGGCCTGGGTCGCCACCGACTGGACGCCGCGGACCATCTCGCCGTAGACCGGGTTGCCGATGTCGGACACCAGCACCGCGAGCATGTGCGTGCGGGCGGTCGACAGCGCGCGGGCCAGCGGGTTGGTGCGGTAGCCCAGGGTGTCGGCGACCTGGCGCACCCGCTCGGCGGTGGCCGCGTTCACCCGGCCGGGCCGGGAGAACGTACGGGACACCGTCGACGCCGCCACCCCGGCCGCCCGCGCGACGTCGTAGATGGTGACGTCGCGTGCCCGTTCGCCGTCCACGGCCGCAGTGTGCCCGCCCCGCGGCAAGTGATGGCAACCGGTTGTCCCGCCCGCCCCGCCTGTGCCCTACTGCCTGCATGCTGCGCCCCCAGGACGGTCCGACCCGTGAGACCAAGCGCCTCGACGGGCTGTGGGCCTTCCGGCTCGACGCCGCCGGGGAGGGCCGGGGTGCCGGCTGGTGGCGGAGCCGCCTCGCCGACGCCCGCGAGGTGCCGGTGCCGGCCAGCTACGACGACGTGTTCGCCGACGCCGAGGCGCGCGACCACGTGGGCGACGCCTGGTACCAGACCACCGTGCGGGTGCCCCGCGGCTGGGCCGGGCAGCGCGTCGTCCTCCGCTTCGACGCGGCGACGCACCGGGCGGTCGTCTGGGTGGGCGACGTGGAGGTCGCCCGGCACGAGGGCGGCTACACCCCCTTCGAGGCCGACGTCACCGCGCACGCCCGGCCGGGGGAGGCCGTCCGGGTGACCGTGGTGGTCGACAACCGGCTGAGCTGGGACTCCGTGCCGCCGGGCGTCGTCGAGGACGGGAAGCAGGTGTACTTCCACGACTTCTACAACTACGCCGGCCTGCACCGCTCGGTCTGGCTGTCCAGCACCCCGCACGCCCACCTGGACGACGTCACGGTGGTCACCGGCCTGACCGGGACGACCGGCACCGTCGAGTACCGGACCGGCGCGGGAGGCGCCGAGGGGCTGGGCACCCGCGCGGTGCTGCGCGACGACGACGGCACCGAGGTGGCCCGTGCCGAGGGCGCGACGGGCGTGCTCACCGTCGCCGACGTGCACCCCTGGCGGCCGGGCGAGGGGCACCTGTACGAGCTGGAGCTGGCGCTCACCGACGGCCCGGACGTCGTCGACAGCTACCGGCTGCCGGTCGGGGTGCGCACCGTGGAGGTGCGGGGCACGCAGTTCCTGATCAACGGCGAGCCGTTCTCCTTCACCGGGTTCGGCAAGCACGAGGACCTGCCGGTCCGCGGGAAGGGCCACGACGACGTCTTCCTGGTGCACGACGCCGCGCTGATGGCGTGGACCGGGGCCAACTCCTTCCGCACCGCGCACTACCCCCACGCCGAGGAGGTGCTCGACCACGCCGACCGGCACGGCATCGTGGTGATCAGCGAGACCGCGGCGGTCGGGCAGAACCTGGGGCTGGCCGCGGTCGCGCTCGGCCGGCCGGCGCAGCCCACGTTCTCCGCCGCCACGATCGGGGAGGCCGGTCAGGCGACCCACGCCCGGGCCCTCCGCGAGCTGGTCGAGCGGGACCGCAACCACCCCAGCGTCGTGCTGTGGAGCATCGCCAACGAGCCGGAGTCCGACACCGACGAGGCCTGCGCCCACTTCGAGCCGCTGTTCGCCCTCGCCCGGGAGCTGGACCCCAGCCGGCCGGTCGGGTTCGCCAACATGATGTTCTCGCCGCACGGCAGGGACCGGCTGCACGCCTACGCCGACGTGGTCATGCTCAACCGCTACTACGGCTGGTACCGGCACACCGGTGACCTGGCCGCCGCCGAGGCCGCGCTGCAGGCCGAGCTGGAGGCCTGGGCGACCGAGGGCAAGCCGATCATCGTGACCGAGTACGGCGCCGACGCGGTCGCCGGCCTGCACCAGGTGGTGCCGATGCCGTGGAGCGAGGAGTACCAGGTCGAGCTGCTGGAGATGGCCCACCGGGTCTTCGACCGCATCGACGCGGTCGTGGGTGAGCACGTGTGGGCCTTCGCCGACTTCGCCACCGGTCCGGGGACCGGGCGGGTCGACGGCAACCGCAAGGGGGTCTTCACCCGCGACCGGCGACCCAAGGCGGCGGCGCAGCTGCTCCGCCGCCGGTGGCGCGGCGAGGACCCACCCGGGCGGCCTACGGTGCCGGGATGACCGACACGGTGGTGCAGCCCTGGTCCGCCGGCAGCTGGACGACGCCGCCGGC comes from the Modestobacter italicus genome and includes:
- the uxaC gene encoding glucuronate isomerase, encoding MAEALVLHPDRLLPPDPGVRAVTRRLYDAVRALPVLSPHGHVDPRVLLDDAPFPDPTALLITPDHYLTRLLHASGVPLADLGVGRAGLTEAESRAAWRLLCEHWPAFRGTASRSWLEAELSEVFDVRLRPSARTADAVYDTIAARLAEDAYRPRALFERFGIEVLATTDDPCDDLAPHAALAADPTFPGRVLPTFRPDRYLEAGSPDWPALVARLGEVSGCDTGSYRGWVAAMEQRRAHFRAHGATSADHSHADVGTEPLEPGVVERSYARALAGTASAAECTALRRHMLLEMARMSVEDGLVMTLHPGVRRNHHRPTLHASGPDTGHDIPLRGDFTDPLRPLLERYGTHPGLHLVLFTLDESVFSREIAPLAGFYPSVFVGAPWWFLDAPAAVRRFRGAVTETAGFRRTSGFVDDTRAFCSIPARHDMSRRLDAGYLAGLVAEHVLDEDEAVETLVDLVAVRPREVFRL
- a CDS encoding lactate racemase domain-containing protein, giving the protein MSVPGTVDHVAFLGGPAELLADDEVAAFVRDQLAARPLDGRSVCLVIPDATRSCPLPLLLDAVHGALAGRVSRLTALVALGTHAPMTDSQLARHLGGDPAVRYPGMAVRNHEWADPGTFVSLGVLPAERVAELSEGRLAEAVDVRLNRAVVEHDVALVVGPVFPHEVVGFSGGNKYFFPGVAGQEIIDLSHWLGALITSAGIIGTRGTTPVRALIDEAAALIPAETLALCVVVRSGSGQLHAAALGEPRAAWDAAAAVSAEVHVRYLDAPVRRVLAVIPAKYDDMWTAAKGFYKLEPVVADGGEVVLYAPHITRISAMHPEIEQIGYHCRDWFVSRWEDYRHLHWGVLAHSTHLRGAGTYDPVHGERCRVRVTLATSIPEDVVRGAALDYLDPASVDVEAWAADAETVVVRDAGEVLFRLR
- a CDS encoding LacI family DNA-binding transcriptional regulator, coding for MDGERARDVTIYDVARAAGVAASTVSRTFSRPGRVNAATAERVRQVADTLGYRTNPLARALSTARTHMLAVLVSDIGNPVYGEMVRGVQSVATQAGYTVLLADSQESDRTERAALERALPSVDGIVLAGSRMSDAAIRVIAKQKPVVVLGRAVVDVPSVVPDNARGAREVAAHLAGLGHSALTYVAGPAASWADGVRWRALLEAAEELQLRLRRTGPSSPDVAGGVRAAAELLAQPTSAVVAYNDQLAIGVVRGLRGRGVRVPADVSVVGFDNVGAAELVTPGLTTVAAPLQAGGAAATRALLAMVQGAPGSTGAPVVLPVRLVVRGSTAQRSRKSTSPASRTTTVSASAAQASTSTDAGSR
- the uidA gene encoding beta-glucuronidase gives rise to the protein MLRPQDGPTRETKRLDGLWAFRLDAAGEGRGAGWWRSRLADAREVPVPASYDDVFADAEARDHVGDAWYQTTVRVPRGWAGQRVVLRFDAATHRAVVWVGDVEVARHEGGYTPFEADVTAHARPGEAVRVTVVVDNRLSWDSVPPGVVEDGKQVYFHDFYNYAGLHRSVWLSSTPHAHLDDVTVVTGLTGTTGTVEYRTGAGGAEGLGTRAVLRDDDGTEVARAEGATGVLTVADVHPWRPGEGHLYELELALTDGPDVVDSYRLPVGVRTVEVRGTQFLINGEPFSFTGFGKHEDLPVRGKGHDDVFLVHDAALMAWTGANSFRTAHYPHAEEVLDHADRHGIVVISETAAVGQNLGLAAVALGRPAQPTFSAATIGEAGQATHARALRELVERDRNHPSVVLWSIANEPESDTDEACAHFEPLFALARELDPSRPVGFANMMFSPHGRDRLHAYADVVMLNRYYGWYRHTGDLAAAEAALQAELEAWATEGKPIIVTEYGADAVAGLHQVVPMPWSEEYQVELLEMAHRVFDRIDAVVGEHVWAFADFATGPGTGRVDGNRKGVFTRDRRPKAAAQLLRRRWRGEDPPGRPTVPG